A DNA window from bacterium contains the following coding sequences:
- a CDS encoding DUF1820 family protein has product MKAKSVYRVLFRNQENLYELYARKVGQGALFAFVEVEEILFGNRGGVLVDPSEERLKSEFAGVKRTYIPLQAVVRIDEVEKEGTNKIVSLAAPQGNVTHFPMPGSLGTKPGKG; this is encoded by the coding sequence GGAACCAGGAAAACCTGTACGAACTCTACGCGCGGAAGGTGGGCCAGGGGGCGCTGTTCGCCTTCGTCGAGGTCGAGGAGATCCTCTTCGGCAACCGGGGCGGCGTGCTCGTCGACCCGTCGGAGGAACGGCTCAAGTCCGAGTTCGCCGGCGTCAAGCGCACCTACATCCCGCTGCAGGCCGTGGTGCGCATCGACGAGGTCGAGAAGGAGGGAACGAACAAGATCGTCTCCCTCGCCGCGCCCCAGGGGAACGTCACCCATTTCCCGATGCCCGGGAGCCTCGGGACAAAACCCGGCAAGGGCTGA
- a CDS encoding LL-diaminopimelate aminotransferase, producing the protein MARVNEHYLKLKAGYLFPEIGRRVRAFAAANPSAKVIRLGIGDVTRPLPSAVLSAFHDAVSELGDEKTFMGYGPEQGYDFLIDTLIEKAYAPLGIRLKRSEIFISDGSKCDTANILDIFALDNKVAIGDPVYPVYNDTNVMIGRSGPADERGYYRGIVYLPCTEANGFFPDLPKEKVDIVYLCSPNNPTGTVATKAQLKGWVDYALANDAVIFFDAAYEAFITEPGYPRSIYEIEGANRCAVEFRSFSKTAGFTGVRCALTVVPEGVTAKTPAGEPVALNKLWNRRQTTKFNGVSYPVQRAAAAVYSDEGWRQTKAILDYYMENAKIIREGLAGAGLAVHGGVNAPYIWLKTPGGISSWDFFDRLLTGCHVVGTPGSGFGPSGEGFFRLSAFGSRDNVVEAVERIRRNLR; encoded by the coding sequence ATGGCACGCGTCAACGAACATTACCTGAAGCTGAAAGCCGGGTATCTTTTCCCGGAGATCGGACGCCGGGTCCGGGCCTTCGCAGCGGCGAACCCGTCCGCGAAGGTCATCCGTCTCGGGATCGGCGACGTCACGCGTCCGCTTCCGTCCGCGGTCCTGTCGGCGTTCCACGACGCCGTCTCCGAGCTCGGCGACGAAAAGACGTTCATGGGATATGGCCCCGAGCAGGGGTACGACTTCCTCATCGACACGCTGATCGAGAAAGCGTATGCGCCCCTGGGCATCCGTCTCAAGCGGAGCGAGATCTTCATCTCCGACGGATCCAAGTGCGACACGGCCAACATCCTGGACATCTTCGCCCTCGACAACAAGGTGGCGATCGGCGATCCGGTCTACCCGGTCTACAACGACACGAACGTGATGATCGGCCGCTCCGGGCCGGCCGACGAGCGCGGGTACTACAGGGGGATCGTCTACCTGCCGTGCACCGAAGCGAACGGATTCTTCCCCGATCTTCCGAAGGAGAAGGTCGACATCGTCTACCTGTGTTCCCCGAACAACCCGACGGGCACGGTCGCGACGAAGGCGCAGCTCAAGGGATGGGTCGACTACGCCCTCGCCAACGACGCGGTGATCTTCTTCGACGCGGCCTACGAGGCGTTCATCACGGAGCCGGGGTATCCCCGGTCGATCTACGAGATCGAAGGCGCGAACCGGTGCGCCGTCGAGTTCCGCAGCTTCTCCAAGACCGCCGGCTTCACCGGGGTCCGGTGCGCGCTGACGGTCGTCCCGGAAGGAGTCACGGCGAAAACCCCGGCGGGCGAACCTGTGGCGCTCAACAAGCTGTGGAACCGGCGGCAGACGACGAAGTTCAACGGCGTCTCCTACCCGGTCCAGAGGGCCGCGGCGGCGGTCTACTCCGACGAGGGGTGGCGGCAGACGAAGGCGATCCTCGACTACTACATGGAAAACGCGAAGATCATCCGGGAGGGGCTTGCGGGGGCGGGGCTCGCCGTCCACGGCGGCGTCAACGCCCCCTACATCTGGTTGAAGACGCCGGGCGGGATCTCCTCGTGGGACTTCTTCGACCGCCTTCTCACCGGGTGCCACGTGGTCGGGACGCCCGGCAGCGGGTTCGGGCCGTCGGGCGAGGGATTCTTCCGGTTGTCGGCCTTCGGCAGCCGCGACAACGTGGTGGAGGCGGTGGAGCGGATCCGGAGAAACCTGCGATAA